One genomic segment of Paenibacillus durus includes these proteins:
- a CDS encoding Lrp/AsnC family transcriptional regulator, with protein sequence MDEIDRSILEALKENSRMTVSDISKRVKLSIPAVTERIRKMDESGTIEEYTVRINRAKAGYKLLAFVLVVIDRTEQIPSFRAFISDCDEVLECHHLAGEFDYLLKVLVEDTGELEKFLSDRLKSVPGVIRSNTMISMSSLKEKWNR encoded by the coding sequence ATGGACGAAATCGACCGCAGTATTCTGGAAGCGCTGAAGGAGAACAGCCGGATGACCGTTTCCGACATCAGCAAAAGAGTGAAGCTCTCAATCCCCGCAGTTACGGAGAGAATCCGCAAAATGGACGAGTCCGGAACGATCGAAGAATACACCGTCAGGATTAACCGGGCCAAGGCAGGCTACAAGCTGCTGGCGTTCGTGCTGGTCGTCATCGACCGGACGGAGCAAATTCCCTCGTTTCGCGCATTCATATCAGACTGTGACGAGGTGCTGGAATGCCACCACCTTGCAGGCGAATTTGACTACTTGCTGAAGGTCCTTGTGGAGGACACTGGGGAGCTGGAGAAATTTTTGTCCGATAGGCTGAAAAGCGTGCCGGGAGTGATCAGAAGCAATACCATGATTTCCATGTCTTCACTAAAAGAGAAGTGGAACAGATGA
- a CDS encoding LysE family transporter, translated as MIFKGLKLGLLLQLAVGPVCLFIFHAASLRGFAAAEAGVAGVSVADGLFILAALRGVALLGAGRRPGGILYVLGAGTLMVFGLTMIAGIFGYSLLPVLPIANGSGQDGMFVRAFLLTASNPLTLLFWTGIFSAKMAELKLRSSELTQYGLGCLLATVLFLTAIALLGQLAHPLVTPAFAQWLNFLTGILFLFFAFRLIVKWIFRSEAPTA; from the coding sequence ATGATATTCAAGGGGTTAAAATTGGGCCTTCTGCTTCAGCTTGCCGTGGGTCCGGTTTGTTTGTTTATTTTTCACGCCGCCTCGCTGCGCGGCTTCGCCGCAGCCGAAGCGGGAGTCGCCGGCGTATCGGTGGCTGATGGTCTATTCATTCTCGCCGCGCTGCGGGGGGTTGCTCTGCTTGGCGCAGGGCGGAGGCCCGGCGGTATTCTTTATGTGCTCGGAGCAGGCACGCTTATGGTGTTCGGCCTTACTATGATCGCAGGAATATTCGGTTACAGCCTGCTGCCCGTCCTCCCTATTGCGAACGGCTCCGGCCAAGACGGCATGTTTGTCCGCGCCTTTCTGCTGACCGCATCCAATCCGCTGACTCTCCTCTTCTGGACCGGAATCTTTTCGGCAAAGATGGCTGAGCTTAAGCTGCGGAGCAGCGAGCTGACTCAGTACGGGCTTGGCTGCCTGCTGGCGACCGTTCTGTTTCTGACGGCGATTGCGCTGCTGGGGCAGTTGGCTCACCCTCTCGTTACACCTGCGTTCGCACAATGGCTGAACTTTCTTACCGGCATCCTGTTTCTCTTCTTCGCCTTCCGGCTGATCGTCAAATGGATCTTTAGGTCCGAGGCGCCCACAGCATAA
- a CDS encoding YnfA family protein has product MVISILLFILAGLAEIGGGYLVWLWLRESRPLWFGITGALILVVYGIIPTFQRFPGFGRVYAAYGGVFIMLAVLWGWLVDKKTPDLYDWIGAAVCLAGVSIMLWAPRT; this is encoded by the coding sequence ATGGTAATATCCATACTGTTATTTATTTTGGCGGGACTTGCGGAAATTGGCGGGGGTTACCTGGTGTGGCTGTGGCTGCGGGAATCAAGGCCGCTCTGGTTCGGCATCACCGGAGCGCTGATCCTTGTCGTGTACGGCATTATTCCAACCTTCCAGCGCTTCCCCGGCTTTGGACGCGTGTATGCGGCCTATGGCGGTGTCTTTATTATGCTGGCTGTGTTATGGGGATGGCTTGTCGACAAAAAGACACCCGACCTGTACGATTGGATCGGCGCAGCGGTCTGTTTGGCCGGAGTCAGCATTATGCTGTGGGCGCCTCGGACCTAA
- a CDS encoding ACT domain-containing protein, giving the protein MKGIITVLGKDKVGIIAKVCTYLAERNVNILDISQTIVQDYFNMMMIVDISQAAKSTEVLVEELQQIGEEIGVEIKLQHEDIFNIMHRI; this is encoded by the coding sequence TTGAAAGGGATCATTACTGTACTCGGAAAAGACAAGGTGGGTATTATTGCCAAGGTATGCACGTATTTGGCAGAAAGAAATGTAAATATTCTGGATATTTCTCAGACGATTGTCCAAGATTACTTCAACATGATGATGATTGTCGATATTTCGCAAGCGGCGAAATCCACCGAGGTTCTGGTAGAAGAACTGCAGCAGATCGGCGAGGAGATTGGCGTGGAAATCAAGCTGCAGCATGAGGATATTTTTAATATTATGCACCGTATTTAA
- a CDS encoding PFL family protein, which yields MISLVEVQETNKMIREMNLDVRTITMGISLMDCAHTDLKVFNQKIYDKITKSAEKLVKTGEDLEKQFGVPIVNKRISVTPISIAAGSLNTDSYVPVAEALDKAAKEVGVNFIGGFSALVQKGCTTGDRKLIESIPEALAVTERVCSSVNVGSSRSGINMDAVKLMGEIIRQTAERTADRDSIGCAKLVVFCNAVEDNPFMAGAFHGVGERECVINVGVSGPGVVKRALEEVKGQDFETLCETIKRTAFKVTRVGQLVAQEASKRLGVPFGIIDLSLAPTPLIGDSIAEIFQVMGLEEAGAPGTTAALAILNDNVKKGGVMASSYVGGLSGAFIPVSEDHGMIQAVQRGALTLEKLEAMTCVCSVGLDMIAIPGDTSRETISGIIADEAAIGMVNNKTTAVRLIPVIGKGVGEMVEFGGLLGYAPIMPVNSFNCAGFIDRGGRIPAPIHSFKN from the coding sequence ATGATTTCACTGGTGGAAGTACAAGAAACGAATAAAATGATCCGCGAGATGAACCTGGACGTGCGGACCATTACCATGGGCATCAGCCTGATGGATTGCGCGCATACGGATTTGAAAGTGTTTAACCAAAAGATCTATGACAAGATCACCAAATCCGCAGAGAAGCTGGTAAAGACCGGTGAAGATCTGGAAAAACAGTTTGGCGTTCCGATTGTCAATAAACGGATTTCGGTTACGCCCATTTCCATTGCGGCGGGTTCTCTGAATACGGACAGCTATGTTCCGGTTGCGGAAGCTTTGGACAAGGCGGCTAAGGAAGTTGGCGTCAACTTCATCGGCGGATTCTCCGCGCTTGTGCAGAAGGGCTGCACCACGGGCGACCGCAAGCTGATCGAGAGCATTCCCGAAGCGCTCGCCGTAACGGAAAGAGTATGCTCCTCCGTCAATGTCGGTTCGTCGCGCAGCGGCATCAACATGGACGCCGTCAAGCTGATGGGCGAGATTATTCGCCAGACCGCTGAGCGTACGGCGGACCGGGACTCTATCGGCTGCGCGAAGCTGGTTGTATTCTGCAACGCCGTGGAGGACAACCCTTTCATGGCCGGTGCTTTCCACGGTGTAGGCGAACGGGAATGCGTCATTAACGTAGGGGTCAGCGGCCCCGGCGTTGTCAAACGGGCGTTGGAGGAAGTGAAAGGACAGGACTTCGAGACACTGTGCGAGACGATTAAGCGGACCGCCTTCAAGGTGACCCGTGTCGGCCAGCTCGTAGCGCAGGAAGCATCGAAGCGTCTCGGCGTGCCGTTCGGCATTATCGACCTGTCGCTGGCGCCAACGCCGCTGATCGGGGATTCCATCGCGGAAATCTTCCAGGTAATGGGCCTTGAAGAAGCGGGAGCGCCCGGAACGACGGCTGCGCTCGCCATCCTTAACGACAACGTCAAGAAAGGCGGCGTCATGGCTTCTTCCTATGTAGGCGGACTTAGCGGCGCGTTCATCCCCGTTAGTGAAGACCATGGCATGATTCAAGCCGTACAGCGCGGCGCGCTGACGCTGGAGAAGCTCGAAGCGATGACCTGCGTCTGCTCGGTCGGACTCGATATGATCGCCATCCCGGGCGACACGTCCAGAGAGACGATCTCCGGCATCATCGCCGACGAAGCTGCGATCGGCATGGTCAACAACAAGACGACAGCCGTTCGCCTCATTCCCGTGATTGGCAAGGGAGTCGGCGAGATGGTCGAGTTCGGCGGTCTGCTTGGCTATGCTCCGATTATGCCTGTCAACTCCTTTAACTGCGCGGGCTTTATCGACCGGGGCGGCCGGATTCCTGCCCCAATCCACAGCTTCAAGAACTAA